In Balneola sp., one genomic interval encodes:
- a CDS encoding aspartate aminotransferase family protein, protein MDESSKKKLDQALSQISEWKNSFGAWETDPTLSISDEKVEQVFSRLVQRLKCNFPFHHPVYAGQMLKPPHPLTWAAYAMAMSINPNNHALDGGPPSSEMEKEAVAELANFFGYGDSFLGHLTASGTIANLEALWVARESHPKKKIAFSENSHYTHGRMCGVLRVEGLKVPVQENGQFDLDAINPKEIGTIVVTLGTTGLGEVEPLDQILPWAKEHGIRIHIDAAYGGFFRALKDSDIIDGTSWRLMEEADSIVVDPHKHGLQPYGCGCVLFKDPAVGKFYKHDSPYTYFTSDDLHLGEISLECSRAGAAAVAFWATLQMFPLKEEEGFGPVLKKCLQAARNMYELLEKSEKLKAFKKPELDILGYFPANVSSTSEISAKSKEVFDAGMREQSFYLSLYKIQADTFHRLHPEYEVDSEQVTILRSVFMKPEQKSFAEELLQRIEKVI, encoded by the coding sequence ATGGATGAATCTTCGAAAAAGAAATTAGATCAAGCTCTGAGTCAAATCTCAGAATGGAAAAACTCTTTTGGAGCGTGGGAAACAGATCCCACGCTTTCTATTTCTGATGAAAAAGTCGAGCAAGTTTTCAGCAGATTGGTCCAGCGCCTGAAATGTAATTTCCCTTTTCATCATCCGGTTTATGCCGGGCAAATGCTGAAGCCACCACACCCACTAACCTGGGCGGCTTATGCTATGGCGATGTCCATCAATCCCAATAACCACGCGCTGGATGGTGGTCCGCCATCTTCAGAGATGGAAAAAGAGGCGGTCGCTGAATTAGCTAATTTCTTTGGATATGGAGATAGTTTTCTTGGGCATTTAACAGCCAGCGGTACCATTGCAAACCTTGAAGCCCTTTGGGTAGCACGAGAATCTCATCCAAAGAAGAAAATCGCCTTTTCCGAAAACTCTCATTACACCCATGGACGAATGTGTGGCGTTTTGCGGGTTGAAGGATTGAAAGTGCCGGTTCAAGAAAATGGTCAGTTTGATCTCGATGCCATCAACCCAAAAGAAATTGGGACTATAGTTGTAACGCTTGGAACTACCGGACTGGGAGAAGTTGAACCGCTGGATCAGATTTTACCCTGGGCAAAGGAACACGGAATTCGAATTCATATTGATGCGGCTTATGGCGGTTTTTTCCGAGCGCTAAAGGATTCAGATATCATTGATGGTACTTCCTGGAGGTTGATGGAGGAAGCCGACAGCATAGTTGTGGACCCTCATAAACATGGATTGCAGCCTTATGGTTGTGGATGTGTACTATTTAAAGATCCGGCTGTTGGGAAGTTTTATAAACACGATTCGCCATACACCTATTTTACCTCCGATGATTTACACTTAGGGGAGATAAGTCTGGAATGTTCAAGAGCCGGAGCTGCAGCCGTAGCTTTTTGGGCAACGCTACAGATGTTTCCTTTAAAGGAAGAAGAGGGTTTTGGACCGGTTCTTAAAAAGTGCTTGCAAGCGGCTCGGAATATGTACGAATTGCTGGAAAAGAGCGAAAAGCTGAAGGCTTTCAAAAAACCGGAATTAGATATCTTAGGATATTTCCCAGCCAATGTAAGTTCGACATCAGAGATTTCAGCGAAGTCAAAAGAGGTGTTTGATGCGGGGATGAGAGAGCAGTCGTTTTACCTTTCGCTATATAAAATACAGGCGGATACTTTTCATCGGCTGCATCCGGAATATGAAGTGGATTCGGAGCAGGTCACTATTTTGAGGAGCGTGTTTATGAAACCGGAGCAGAAATCTTTTGCGGAGGAGTTGCTCCAAAGGATTGAAAAAGTTATATAG
- a CDS encoding ribonuclease: MPKKKSKKIFVLDTSVLLYDYEAVRNFEKNDVAIPITVLEELDTFKKGNNVINLHAREFIRYLDGISDDNMLQDWIPMNGRSHGKLRVITNGKNSLDATKVYGSDKNDHRIINAALHLKEENPNQKVILVSKDINLRLKARALNLESEDYETIRIQDIEHLYKGKTTLEIEDPSVISKFYEKGKIKPADLMEGDPLCNHYYIMKSHGSSALGWYNAKSKHVEVVEKTNAYGIQPKNAEQTFAMHALQNPNILCSTITGAAGTGKTLLALASALEQRSNFKQIYLARPIVPLSNKDIGFLPGDANAKIDPYMQPLWDNLSYIKNQYKETSKQFKKIDEMLQTDKLRIVPLAYIRGRSLSNVIFIIDEAQNLTPHEVKTIITRAGQNTKVVFTGDIFQIDTPYLDAQSNGLSYLVDRMHNNELYAHINLEKGERSDLANLASKLL; this comes from the coding sequence ATGCCTAAGAAGAAATCTAAGAAGATCTTCGTCCTCGACACTTCCGTTCTTTTATATGACTATGAAGCAGTTAGAAACTTTGAGAAAAATGATGTAGCAATTCCCATCACAGTTCTTGAAGAGCTGGATACTTTTAAAAAAGGAAACAACGTAATTAATCTACATGCTCGGGAATTTATCCGGTACTTGGATGGTATATCGGATGACAATATGCTTCAGGACTGGATTCCAATGAATGGCCGGTCGCACGGAAAACTTCGGGTTATCACCAACGGCAAGAACTCTTTGGATGCCACCAAAGTGTACGGTTCGGATAAGAATGATCATCGCATTATCAACGCCGCTCTTCACCTCAAAGAAGAAAACCCCAATCAAAAGGTTATTTTAGTTTCCAAGGATATCAATCTAAGGCTGAAAGCCCGTGCACTGAATCTGGAATCAGAAGATTATGAAACGATTCGGATTCAGGATATTGAGCATTTGTACAAGGGGAAGACAACGCTCGAAATCGAAGATCCTTCGGTGATCAGTAAGTTTTATGAGAAAGGGAAAATTAAACCTGCTGACCTGATGGAAGGCGACCCTCTTTGCAATCACTACTACATCATGAAAAGCCACGGGTCGTCTGCGCTGGGCTGGTATAATGCTAAGAGTAAGCATGTGGAAGTGGTGGAAAAAACGAATGCATATGGCATTCAGCCCAAAAATGCAGAGCAGACTTTTGCGATGCATGCCCTTCAAAACCCTAACATTTTATGCAGTACCATAACCGGTGCAGCTGGAACCGGGAAAACATTGTTAGCACTTGCCAGCGCGCTTGAGCAGCGAAGTAACTTCAAACAAATTTATCTGGCACGGCCGATTGTTCCGTTGAGCAATAAAGACATTGGATTTCTGCCCGGGGATGCAAATGCTAAAATAGATCCTTACATGCAGCCGCTTTGGGATAACCTGAGCTATATCAAAAATCAGTACAAAGAAACCAGCAAGCAGTTCAAGAAAATTGACGAGATGCTGCAAACGGACAAACTCCGGATTGTGCCTTTGGCTTACATTAGAGGGAGGAGTCTCTCAAATGTGATTTTTATTATTGATGAGGCTCAAAACCTGACTCCACATGAGGTCAAAACCATTATTACTAGAGCAGGACAGAATACGAAAGTGGTCTTTACAGGAGACATCTTCCAGATTGATACGCCTTACCTGGATGCCCAAAGTAACGGGCTGAGTTATCTGGTAGATCGAATGCACAACAATGAGCTATATGCGCACATCAACCTTGAAAAAGGAGAGCGCTCTGATCTGGCGAACCTGGCTTCAAAACTTTTATAG
- a CDS encoding ribose-phosphate pyrophosphokinase (catalyzes the formation of 5-phospho-alpha-D-ribose 1-phosphate from D-ribose 5-phosphate and ATP), producing the protein MDTPLAIFSGTSNPALARAIAEEYGTSLGDVTIKKFSDGEQYVKYEQSIRGEDIFVIQSTPPPGDNIIELLLLLDAAKRASVKRVTAVIPYFGYARQDRKDQPRVSIGSKLMANLLVKAGADRILTMDLHAAQIQGFFDIPLDHLYASRAFIDHFTSNPIDNLVVVAPDVGSLKMSRAYSKKLGASLAFIDKRRPKPNQSEIMNLIGEVEGKNVLIVDDLIDTAGTLTNAAAALKERGALNIIAICTHPILSGPAFQRIEDSPIDELLVTDTVQLRQPSDKIKVLSIANIFAEAIQRIHTNDTISALFDN; encoded by the coding sequence GTGGACACACCTCTGGCGATTTTTTCCGGTACAAGTAACCCGGCTTTAGCAAGAGCAATTGCTGAAGAATATGGTACATCACTTGGTGATGTAACTATTAAGAAATTTTCGGATGGAGAACAGTACGTTAAGTACGAGCAAAGCATTCGGGGCGAAGATATTTTTGTAATACAATCTACTCCCCCTCCCGGTGATAACATTATTGAGTTATTGCTTTTGTTGGATGCCGCAAAACGAGCTTCAGTGAAGAGGGTTACAGCAGTAATTCCATATTTTGGCTATGCCCGCCAAGATCGCAAAGATCAGCCCCGGGTTTCAATAGGTTCAAAATTAATGGCAAACTTGCTGGTTAAAGCTGGCGCTGACCGAATCTTAACCATGGATTTGCACGCTGCTCAGATACAAGGATTTTTTGATATCCCGCTCGACCATTTATATGCGAGCCGGGCTTTTATTGATCACTTTACCTCGAATCCAATCGATAATTTGGTTGTGGTAGCTCCGGATGTAGGCAGTCTGAAAATGTCTCGTGCTTACTCCAAGAAGTTAGGAGCTAGTCTTGCTTTTATAGATAAAAGAAGACCTAAACCCAATCAATCCGAGATCATGAATTTGATTGGCGAGGTCGAAGGAAAGAATGTGTTAATTGTCGATGATTTGATCGACACCGCCGGAACGTTGACTAATGCAGCAGCTGCTTTGAAAGAAAGAGGTGCTTTAAACATTATTGCAATTTGTACACACCCGATTTTGTCGGGTCCGGCATTTCAGCGAATCGAAGATTCGCCCATTGACGAGTTGTTGGTAACAGATACAGTTCAGCTTCGCCAGCCTTCAGATAAGATTAAGGTGTTGAGCATTGCGAATATTTTTGCTGAAGCTATACAACGCATACATACTAACGACACTATCAGTGCACTGTTTGATAATTAA
- a CDS encoding 50S ribosomal protein L25: MAYPELVKLEGKVRDTSKQANKALREELRVPAVLYGPEVEENVHFSIDELELEKILRKPQTKLQELVVDGKTYKTLLKRTEYDPVTDRPLHADFYVLADDQKVTLRVPIKISGNAKGVVENGGRVFKPMNFIRIRVLPADIPAEFEIDISPLEIGQSFHISDLELDGIIPLDDLSRTIVTIRPPKGADFLENLVAGIADETEEEAVAEGEELAEGEELAEGEEAAEGEEGADSEDKTEE; the protein is encoded by the coding sequence ATGGCATACCCAGAATTAGTAAAACTTGAAGGAAAAGTAAGAGATACCAGCAAACAAGCTAATAAAGCTCTCAGGGAAGAATTACGTGTTCCTGCTGTTCTCTATGGTCCCGAAGTTGAAGAAAACGTTCATTTCTCTATTGACGAGTTAGAGCTTGAGAAAATTTTACGCAAGCCTCAAACCAAGCTACAAGAACTTGTTGTTGACGGAAAAACCTACAAAACCCTTCTGAAAAGAACCGAATATGATCCTGTTACAGATCGTCCACTCCATGCTGACTTTTATGTATTGGCTGACGATCAAAAAGTAACACTCCGTGTTCCTATCAAAATTTCAGGAAATGCTAAAGGAGTTGTAGAAAACGGTGGCCGTGTATTTAAGCCAATGAATTTCATTCGTATCCGTGTTCTTCCAGCTGATATCCCTGCAGAATTTGAAATTGATATTTCACCTCTTGAAATTGGACAGTCATTCCATATTTCTGACTTAGAACTCGATGGTATTATTCCATTGGATGATCTAAGCCGAACTATCGTGACTATACGTCCTCCTAAAGGTGCTGACTTCCTCGAAAATCTTGTTGCAGGTATTGCTGATGAGACTGAAGAAGAAGCTGTTGCTGAAGGTGAAGAACTTGCTGAAGGCGAAGAATTGGCCGAAGGTGAAGAAGCTGCTGAAGGCGAAGAAGGTGCTGATTCTGAAGACAAAACAGAAGAATAG
- a CDS encoding aldehyde dehydrogenase family protein, with the protein MEFLKALGIEGINPGTSTGRKHHESKNTISSFTPTDGKKIATVGVTTREQYDSVVEEAQKAFEVWREMPAPQRGEIVRQIGDKLREFKEPLGKLVTYEMGKIYQEGLGEVQEMIDICDFSVGQSRMLYGNTMHSERPQHRMYEQWHPLGIVGIISAFNFPVAVWSWNAMLAAVCGNVMIWKGSEKTPLCGVAVQKIVAKVLKENDLPEGIFNLVTGDREVGEWMTEDSRIPLISATGSIRMGKEVAKTVGGRLGKTILELGGNNAIIISENADLEMAIRATVFGAVGTCGQRCTSTRRLIIHESVYDQVKERLLSIYENITIGDPLDESTLVGPMIDQAAVDQMQKALKEIAKEGGTVITGGEPLDEDGFYVKPAIAEVENHYDIVQEETFAPILYLIKYKTMDEAMKYHNGVKQGLSSAMFTLNMREAENFLSAHGSDCGIANINIGTSGAEIGGAFGGEKETGGGRESGSDAWKAYMRRQTNTMNWGDSLPLAQGIDFDV; encoded by the coding sequence ATGGAGTTTCTGAAGGCATTAGGCATCGAAGGCATCAATCCCGGAACTAGTACGGGGCGCAAACATCATGAAAGCAAAAACACGATCAGCAGTTTTACCCCTACTGATGGAAAGAAAATTGCGACCGTTGGTGTAACAACCCGCGAGCAATATGACAGTGTCGTAGAAGAAGCACAAAAGGCTTTTGAAGTATGGCGTGAAATGCCGGCTCCACAACGCGGCGAGATTGTCCGGCAGATCGGGGACAAACTTCGCGAATTCAAGGAGCCGCTTGGGAAACTGGTCACCTACGAAATGGGTAAAATCTATCAGGAAGGTCTGGGCGAAGTTCAGGAAATGATTGATATCTGTGATTTTTCAGTCGGTCAGTCCCGAATGCTTTACGGGAATACCATGCATAGCGAGCGTCCTCAACACCGTATGTATGAGCAATGGCACCCCCTTGGGATTGTGGGCATCATTTCGGCATTCAACTTCCCGGTTGCTGTGTGGAGCTGGAATGCTATGCTTGCTGCTGTCTGTGGCAACGTGATGATCTGGAAAGGCTCCGAAAAGACGCCATTGTGCGGAGTTGCGGTTCAAAAAATTGTTGCTAAAGTTCTGAAAGAAAATGACCTCCCTGAAGGTATTTTCAACTTGGTTACCGGAGACCGGGAAGTCGGCGAATGGATGACTGAAGACAGTCGTATTCCATTGATTTCAGCAACAGGCTCCATCAGAATGGGTAAAGAAGTCGCCAAAACTGTGGGCGGTCGATTAGGAAAAACCATTCTCGAATTGGGCGGAAATAACGCCATCATCATCTCCGAAAATGCCGATCTTGAGATGGCTATTCGAGCAACCGTCTTTGGTGCGGTAGGAACTTGTGGTCAGCGCTGCACCAGCACCCGCCGGCTGATTATACACGAATCGGTGTACGATCAGGTGAAAGAACGGCTGCTCAGTATCTATGAGAATATAACTATTGGTGATCCTCTGGATGAAAGCACTTTGGTCGGACCTATGATCGATCAGGCTGCAGTGGATCAGATGCAGAAGGCACTTAAAGAAATCGCTAAAGAAGGCGGAACGGTAATCACCGGCGGCGAGCCTCTTGATGAAGATGGGTTTTATGTAAAGCCGGCTATCGCTGAAGTGGAGAATCATTACGACATCGTTCAGGAAGAGACTTTTGCTCCTATCCTCTATCTCATCAAATACAAAACCATGGATGAAGCGATGAAATATCACAATGGTGTGAAGCAGGGACTAAGCTCCGCCATGTTTACCCTGAATATGCGTGAAGCTGAAAATTTCCTGAGTGCCCATGGCTCTGACTGTGGAATTGCCAACATCAACATTGGAACAAGCGGTGCTGAGATTGGTGGTGCTTTTGGAGGCGAAAAAGAAACCGGTGGCGGACGTGAATCCGGCTCCGATGCCTGGAAAGCATACATGCGCCGACAAACCAACACCATGAACTGGGGCGATTCGTTGCCGTTAGCTCAGGGTATCGACTTTGATGTTTAG